One Arachis hypogaea cultivar Tifrunner chromosome 18, arahy.Tifrunner.gnm2.J5K5, whole genome shotgun sequence genomic window, aattgttagttctcataatttattaaaaacaattaaaatcaACATAATTGTCTATTATATAATGAATCACTATAACCGAttacaaataaataatataacccatcacaacacaaataatataaattttaaatacaatTAATACCAACATAATTATCTACTATGTAATATTATAATGAATGATTATAACGACTAAAAATATCATAGAACAACATAAATATTTGTATACCTAAAtaatgcatatttttaattttaaaatatccaCTCATATTCACAGtgtaactattttaaaaaaattaaatttttatttttgtgatcttattacataatatattaaaaGAGATACCAAGAAAGTTGAGAATTATTCTCAAAcatttaactttattttatattttttcacaaTCCTAAGTTATAGTATAAAGAATGaactattatatttttatctaaGATGGCTGGCATagtctaaattaattttttatactataatttagatttttttatttttttctcattcttatgatatatttttttaagttatccaataattttcatatttttttattctttacttttataTAGAATATCATATGATTTcaatgttaatattattttttttagtaaatataaattgaataataaaacacaattcatcttcttcttttatgCCCACTCTTTCTTATATTTACTATATAAGATTATAACTTAgggtttttcttcattttttttcttgctcTCGACATCTATTTTTCTTTAGGttactctatttatttatttatttataagattataagattatttatttattttttaccaaagataggaagaTTTGAACACACGACCTCTTAAATAAGTATAAAAAGACTATGTTATTTGAGCTATAACGCAtataattttattcctttttctttactcttactaatattttaataagTATTTAAAGAATATAGTTGATGACTCTAACTCTTTTTTAGATTGGTAAATGTGTATATTAAGTGCTAAATTCTTAAAACACTAGAATATATAGTGTCTTTTgtagtttcttttttttatttttaatctaattgTATTtattagatataatatatatatatatatatatcactttttttcccttttaacaattcataatttttagtatcATTTAGTTGTAAtgttattaaaaatatatgatattattatgattcataaaaaataaaattaaaaaattaaatattaattttaactaGTGAAATATCATTTTGTATTTTATCTAAGAATTTTATGTTTATATGAtagtatttaataaaaatattatttatatactaaaattaattattaaaattaactattaatatattaatatataaatacatatatattttaatttattaaaaaaaactatacCAAAACAATATCTATTTTGCTTCTGCCCATAACGCGAGTCTAGATCTACTCATTGAATCATTTTACCCGGTACGTTTTGGAGATGGAAATCCTGATTTTCTCCACCTAAATAGTGTTTTGAAGATAAAAAGCAGTCAATTGAATGACAAGTGAGATAGCCTTGCACGGAATCTATATATATTATCTCACTCCTTCAATTAAAGTCGGTTTTGATGATACAAAAACGTCAAACTCTTTCAATTATTGCGGGACCATCTACTACTTAATCAATGAAATGAAACGAGGTACGGTTACAATAATTTACCATAAGAGATGTCAcacatataaatttaaattattaaatcacTAAAACACGCTCCGTTTTGCAATAAGACACCCTTCACTAAAACACGCTCCGTTTTGCATACAAGTACACTGTATACACGTGCTGAATTTGTTTGGTTAGTTTAATTTGAGTGATGAAAAATTGTAAAAGCAGCTCTTAAATGTATCCTACTCGCGTTGTTCTACTTTTCAGCAATCATTGTCCTCCTATGACAGTGATGTTCTTAAGTAAAACATTTATTAAATAAAGTAGCAACTTCAAGAAACATACATGCGTTGTACTTGAAATTTATTAGAGTTGTGAATTAATGGTTGAAGTTAATAAGGTGAAAAGAATGTGAGCTATGTACCATTCACCCTTTCCCTGTCCCTAAAGTGAATTATAACTCATAGCAAGTAGCAACTATGTAGAAATTGTTAGATTAAGAAAGCCATAAAGAGGAAGGGACAAACCGTTAATTGGCCATCGCaatttcatcttcttttttttttttttgtgtcttacATTACACACACTCATACAGACTAGAAGTAAAAAGATTTCTATATTCCATTGGGCTGAAATTCTAATTCTTCTTGAAGTTATTTTATTTTGGACAATGGTTTGGGGTTGGGTTGATACTCTGCCCAAATCTgatccacgttaaattctttgaTATGATGGGCCGATGGAGATGgcattatatattttgtttttccattttaaAGTGATTGTGAAGGGAGGGCTAACATCCTGGCCGCAAAGGCACAAACCCACAAAACCCTTAAGCCAATTGTGCATCCATGTTACTAATGGACCacctttaatttaaaaataaataaccattTGTACCTATAAAAGACAAATGCTGACAAATGTattcatataagaataaaacgataaTTATAATTACAGAAGATGACTTCCGTGTGCCAAAAATACCCGGATGTTGGTTACACAATTGGTCTGTTAGGGTATTCTTGACACACAAAAGCTATCTTCCGTGAgtacaattgtcgttttattcttatatgaatACATTTGTCAGCGTTTGTATCTTTAATGGATACAAatgttaatttattcttaatttaatttGCTTTAAGCAAAATAATAAAGAATGAAGTACAAACGCTGTTCTTATTAAGGAGCTAGCTAGCTTGGAATGAACGAAATACAAATACTCATGCTAAAGCAAGCTCTATCTTATCCAAAAGTGGaagttaatatatttttacacagaatttaaattatttaatactcGTTCTGCATGCAGTTGTATATGTAGCGTTAGATTGTGAGGCAAGAAAAGGAAACTCAAGTGAGGGACAGATGGAGAAAGTTGATATAATTCGAATTAAGTTAATAAAATAAGGGTAATGTTAGGTAACCAATAATTTTTTGAACATCTCCAAAATATCCACCTAAAAGGTTCACCAAAgatcaaactcttgaccttttggatttagagctctaataccatgtcatgataccactcatcccaaaaatttcAGCTGATGGGAAAAGGTAACACTattgattatatctctaatactctctaaacctccattgtacacattgtacaaatattccattggctcctcatgCTTTCCCAATAATTAATAATCTAAGATCTAACACTCTACATCAGTTAGTGTGTTGTGTATACAATAATCATGTGACATGTCTTGCAGCACTCTGCAGTCTGCATGCAAAGAAGGCGCGTTTTGGTGTGAATTATATTGCAGATGGCGGAAGCAAAGTCGATAGACGACAAGTGTTTTCATCCAAAGTAAAAGGAGGAAATTAAAGCGATGGAATCAATGAAAAAGTGATGTACGGATTTTCAAACCCCTGTATATATCTAATATCTTCTTTTTCGTACCTCCTCTACAGTCACTTTTGGACCAATAATATATTGTATGATTTTCTTATCCCGTTTCATATCCTTAGAATGATCACGATATGTCGTTGCTTTTAAGTGCTGGAGAAGGACAGAAAACGAAAATGCAACATGTGTATATGTCCCTAATACTCCATTCATGGATCATGGATGGAATCCTGTAAAGTGTGAAATACTTGACATACACGCATCTCTAGTTAGCTGCACCTGCTAGTAATATAACAAACTTAAATTGGttgtttttggaattttttattagaaaatggATGATCAAGTGAATGAATGCCTTTGCCGCACCAACAACTTTGATGAAGATTACCTCCTGAGAGATATCCTCCAGCAGCCGCAACAAAGAAGCCAGACGGCCATCGGAAATAGGGCAACAAGTTCTTATATACTGTCTTTCGATAAATCGGCAAGTAAGAGGAGAAGAAGCGCTTCAGAGACGGCGGATCACATAATGTCAGAGAGGAACAGGAGACAGGAACTCTCTAGAAAGTTCATTGCACTTTCCGCAACTATACCTGGCTTGAAGAAGGTCACCTCTGATCTATCATCATCACTCTTCTAGTTATATCTATGAATGCATGTAAATtgtgatttatttattattatgtaaaCGGAGAAGGCGCACGTACTTGAAGAAGCCATAAAGTATGTGAAAGAACTAGAAGAGCGTGTGAAGGTGCTGGAAGAAGATGGCGAGATAAGCATAACGAGATCTCATGTGTGCGGGTGCGGCCACGAGACACTTCCAGAAGTTGAAGCAAGAGTATTTGGGAAGCAAGTGCTCATCAAAATTCACTGTGTCACTCAATGCGGCGTTCTCATCCAAATATTCTCCCAACTTCAACTCCTTCATCTTTCCATTTCCAGCAGTAACGTCTTACCATTTGGGAACACTCTTGACATCACCATTATTGCTCACGTACGTAAATCCACAATTCTATATTCTCTTCTCTTCATTACTCACATTCACAACTACTCCATCGTTCTACAGATGGTCACAAATGCAGCTATCAAATAGTCATGCCAAGAAAGTCATCAATATACCAACCAAGTGCACTCATTAAGACTACATCTCATGTatgaatattattttaagttattCAGTATAACTGAAATTCATATGCTTCGACTCTTCCAGTAACGTTACTCTTGTCTACATTCTTTGATCTCATATCCCTGTATACAAATAACATTACTTCcaacattttcttttcttgtatTTGAGTCAAcactaattaatattttatttttatttactaaaaatgTTGATCTAATCCCCTAACATTTTACTCTTCTCTTCACAATTAATATGCCTTTTGTATACGATATGATATGACGGCGaatatttttctttactctctaaccAGTAGCAACACTGTgtcagaaaaaaataataataaataaagacaaTAATTAACATTATTTGAATACAATCTTATCTAGTATCATCTGTTACAATATACGTGAAAATAATCATGTATCAGATGAACATTAGATATAATtcatattaattaactaaaattaatcTGTTTTTTTATCAACTGCTCAATATGTATCTCATAAAATTTATCTGCAATTTTATTACTCTCCATAGCTTCCATTTCATGTGATTGTAGTTTTACATTTTATCCTTATAGTCAGTCAAACAGTTACATAACACTGAACTAATACAgtgtcaaataataataatataaactaCTTAATCAACTAACAATTATCtgtttttttttatcaacttcTAATATGTATCCGTATAAATTTATCTGCAATTTATTGACTTGCCATACTCGTTGACATGATTTGTGTTTGTTTGCGTTTTATGGCATATTCCATATTAGATCTCTATTACAACTGAATAGATTCAGATATAACAGTTCGAACAACAAAATTCAGTTGATACAGATCATATGCCATATTCAATCATGTGAATTTAGCCGATGATTCTTGTATTTATGGATTTTTGCCAACCTGAGAGTTATTAGTTGACGAGGATTCCTTTGATGAGGCAGACACAGGCCCATCTTTGATTTCGTTTTGCTCAGGCAACTGTTGTTGTTCCGGCTTCGCATCATCTAGACAAGTCATGAGATATCTAAGCTGCAGAGTTTAAGACAGTATCAAATAGCCGATCCATTTGTGTAGTATGATAAGCATAAGTATGTCACcccttataaatattaaataactaCTGTACAAGTTTAACTCCCACATcaatcaatataaaaatatattaaggaAACGGTATTTTAACCTGCTCTTCCAGGCTTGTTACTCTCTCCTCCGACAGTTTTAAGAattttctttccctggaaataaGTCACACCATACAGTTTTCAGACCTTTGGACCAAATTTCCAACCACTCAAGCTCAAGTAATAGGAATCAGTAGCACCAGAATTACATAATCAAAATTGCTAAAATTGCCAAACAAACATGAAAGCAGCAATTGTGGACATTTGATTTAATCAAGGAATCCTCATACTAAATAAGTAGTACATAAAGAGTAACTATTTTATAAAGAACACATCAGCCATAagaaagatataaaagataaaagaatacCTCTCCTCAATCTCAAGCAACTTTGCTTTCCAAGCATCCTCATTTTTAACAAGATTCTCATTAAGCTGCAGACACAAAACACATAAACATTTGCAATACAATTTCCTGTCCTTATGATATATTAATGAGGTCCTGTGATTATGGAATGGGAATTTTTCATAAGAAATTCTTAACAATGGATTACAACTTATTACCTCCTCCAGAAATTTCTTCTCTTTGTTACATCTGTCAATCTTGGCCTGAATCTTCTGTTGTTTAAGACTGACAGCCTTCTGAACAGCTTTAGAGATTTTTGTCTCAGTTTCTTCTTTTACCTCTTGTAACAACGACTCAAAATACTACAATTAACACATAGAAAAGTGAGCAATTCGAGTATGTTGGACATGATGCAGCCTCAGCAGATTCACTGCAACTGACTACTAGAATCCACTTACAGATTTTTGGTTTTCAAGTTGAGTAGCAAGCAATTCATTGTACTCATTGACAATCTacaaatgtaaaaaataaaattaaacttgcAGAAGAAGCCAAGATTTCAGAAAAATAATTTGACTAGTTTTGCAACATTACTGCTTCAACTTTACTATTAAGTAACGCCTCGCTCATAGAATTATCTTCACAGCTGCAACTTCCACACCCATTCTCTGCATGAACACAGTGAGTGTTCAGCTCAACCAACTTCCCATCGGTTTTGGACTGAATAAGTCTATGAACATAGTTGTCTCCCGCAAAATCCCACACACGCTTAGTTTCCACGTCTAGGGCATAGCAATGCTGTGTCTCTTTCCAGTGCATGATGGCATGTCCTGCTTTATATCTGAGACACCATTATCTCAGGAATAAGATACATATGGCTGGGATACATTCAGCAAAGAAGCAGTATAAAAAACAAGGGTTGAAGACAAATTCCCTCACCTTCCACAGCCAACAAATCCGCATATAACACATATCCAAAGGTTCTCAGTGGTCCGACAAACAGAACATATCGATTTTTCAGCTTGCTGTTGGCAATAGCGGCACACCTGAATAAAATAGCGGGAAAGTACAGACAAGTACAGAGATTCAATAACTAGCACTACATCAAACTTATTTAGACATGCTAGCTAAATTAATTAAAAGTCCGAAAAGAACAATGAATTCAAACACCAAACCAGGCAAGCAAGCAAAATAGTTCAAACAGCACAGTCAAGTGTATGCTATGTACATGTTAATGAATGTGATGCATAGAAAAAGATTGGCTGTGGAGGGACTTACAGGACAAGAAGAATCAGCCCATTTTGATATGCACGAACAATGAAAAGAATGATTACATATAGTAGTGAGAATTCCACTGGTGTCTTGATCTAACCGCTCTACAGACAACACAAAACATGGATGGAGTCATAGATGGTGATGGATAATATAATAGTGAGAGTGGGCAATGCATATCTAAAAAAGAGGTTGTACCAAGGCAAACTGGACATGTGGGCTGTTCAGTGGAGGTAGCATTGGATGGTTGGGCATGTTCAATGGAACCAGTGTACTGCACATCCAACGTGAAAAGAACACGGCAAATCTCAACCTACAATTGAAATAAGAAGAACAAGTAAGAGGCGGTGAGAGAGGCAGCTAATGGAGAAAAGAGAATGGAGAAGGACCTCCAGAGAGGAGAAACGGCGGCCATTGTAATGCTTGAAGAAGCTGTCGGTGGAGTCTTGATCGTCGAAGCGGATCAAAACGCTGTACTGATCTTCCGTTCCATCCATTCTGAAACAAGAAGGAAAGAAAGTGAGAGAGGGAGCAGTTAAGGTTAGAACAGAAGGGGGAAGGAGGGAGGGTAGTACCTGACAATGCGCATCTCAAGGATGTGGTGAAGGAAGGAACCACAGAACTGGCAGAAGTCGGCGTAGGTCATGTGATTGGGGACACCGACGACGCAGACGAGGGGTTTGCGTCCAAAAGGGAGGGTAGAAGGGGAATCTTGGTCGGGGAAGAGATGCATGAGGCCGCGGGTCTCCTCGATCCTAGGGTTTCCGGAGGAGAAGTTGAAGACGGAGGTGGAGAATGATGAAGGCTCCTCGTTGGGGATTggaattggaattggaattggGATTGGCGGTGATGAAACGGCAGTGCTTGAACGCCAGCTAGTAGACATGGCTACACCTAATATTCAACCCTTCGTGCGCACACACGTCTCTTAATCTTAATCACCTTTCCCTCCTGCTCCTGCTCCTCCTCTCCTCCTTCACTCCCCGCTTTCctaaaaagtaaataatatacTCTTCAATTCACTATTCTACAACTCAATGTTTCCATAAATCATAATCCAtttctttttcctttaaaaaaattcaaaggaaAACAAAGCCCATCTATATCTAATAactgatttttgttttttaaaaaaacttttttgAGTTTAAATAGTTCAGTTTCATAGTAATCTTTCGGGATTAAGCTTGCTTTCAGCTAGAACAAAACCTGCGATTTTTCATTTCGGtgtttattattactttttaaattgttaaaagttattggtttttctttttgttgagggacACATGCCGATTTACTCAACATTTTGAATTAAGACCTAGTCAACTTAATCTTTAATATTTAGTAGTAAGGTTAAGAATCCAATAGAAATAAGTTTGTTATAGATGACTCACACACTCGGTATTCAAATCAAAGTTTTAAAAATCGGACCAGTTATCAAATCATTTTAGTTATTGTTTTATTGGTTTATTAGTCTAACCGATCTAAATGTGGTTTAATGAAAAAATCgtttcataataaaataataaacaaactataaataaacatcctaaatatcttttaaatttaaaaccttCCGTAAAATATCACtaactaaatataattaatcatcaaaatatgcAATAATTTGCTGCAAATTTGTtgacaattaatataattatacttCCATTAAAAATAACTGGATTGAATTACAATGCACAAGTTAAAGATAGAGAATATAGTTTTAATGTAGCTAAgtcaaaaagtaaaataaaagatgATAGTGTTGCACAATAAACACACAACAGAGCCCGAAACAAACACACGACACAACAGAGGCTGAAACAAAAACACAACAAAGCCTGAAACAAAAGAATCCAATACGGAGGAGGGGTAGCAAGTCAGCGGAGATCAAAAACAGAGACAGTGCAACaaacaatgaaaacagaattttgtttatataagaaaacaatcaaaacatgaatcatGTAATTACTAATTGCAAATTTTTTCTTCATAAGAACAGAACAATGAAAACgtgaagcatataataaatcaaaagatcaccaattgcaaatcttttaataagaacagaagttagaacagtgaaaaatgaagaaatattagtaGTTTTCAATCCAATTTTAACAAagctcatcacaatgattaacaacaaaaaaaagcaatgaagaaacagtGAATCAATAACATAGACAGTGCAAATTCaagaaactttaataaaatttaactacAGAAACAGACAGTAAAGCAGTAATAGagtaatcaatttaaaatttatcatcaaatacatTCAGTGAGCAAAACCAATCAACCAAGTACTGACTGGGCATTcggaaaaaaaaagaatcaaaagaACATTTAGATCACagcaaaaacacaacaacaataggaacatttaaaaaaaagcaacccaaaaaaaatctaaaaatcaccATTGCTGAAAACAATGATTTGATCCGTGTATGCTCAAAGAATTAAAAGCTAAGCTTGcaggaaagtgaagaacaacaacactagaacaattagcaaattaataaattcacaataacagttaaaatttaccagaagaacactaatgcaagtggaatcatcatgctaaAATATTTTCTGCAAAGATGCTATTTGTGcagctaaaatttcctaattactaagatccaattattctagtttcacatgcaatcaacttagtaagtttctaaaagctagaaattataaaaccaaccagaaatatggttaaagcatttcatcaaacatgttgagtgcggtaaaattaaaacaaaataagaaaattcagAGCTTAATatcaatgtgatagagaagagaTCATAACTATTGTAACTTTAATTCAGTCTATGAAATAACCCAaaccactaccaaatcaaatagttacttattataatagaaatcagaagttgcagagtttgaagcagagtattggtgttgtttgagtgtattgtctggtggcaggtttagggaactcacggcAGCAACAAAAGAGAGCAGTTCGACGGCGACAAAAAAGAGCAGTGTTTGAAGCAgagcaacgtggcttccagacgaaGACGAATGCGAACTCGAACGGTAAACGGCCAGTGAACGCGAACAGTGAACGCCGAGCGAACGTGAACGGCAAAGAACGCGAACGAAGACGACAGCTGAATGAAGACGCGAACGTGAACGGCAAACAAACGGCGACGGAAGCGCggctgagcagacaaagacgacggacgccgagctcgaggaagcagccgcgatcggtgacagcgaacaggggttgaagacttggaTCACGAGGGAAGCTAGACAGACGGACGGATGGCGAACTTTGAGTGAGACGGACGCGGCAGTATGCCACTCCTGGGGTTGTGTGATTTGATTTCTTTCTGAAtgaaagaaaaaggggaaaagggagaaagaaacgaaGGAGCTCCCGTTTTGTGTAAGCCGGGCGGGTTCCGGTTCGGCCAACCGGTTGGTTCTTGTCCGGTTCAATGATTTTTTATCGGTTTTTTAAATGACAGTTTTACATACCTGACCGGACTGCTAATGTTGTCGGTTTGTGGTTGAATCGATCCGACCAGCCAGTCCAATCCGATTTCGAACATTGATTCAAACTCTCACCTCTTATTTATAGTGAGGGATGACAATACcacccgaacccgcgggtacccaccccgcTCCTACCCACTTGGGGCGGGTTCTTGggaggggcggggcggggcgggatcgggtttaggtaatacccgtCCCTACCCGCaccgctatatatataatatatataattttaatatataatatgtataatatatgtaaaataattagtaaataattaataatattgtatcatatttaaat contains:
- the LOC112770995 gene encoding transcription factor bHLH18-like, which produces MDDQVNECLCRTNNFDEDYLLRDILQQPQQRSQTAIGNRATSSYILSFDKSASKRRRSASETADHIMSERNRRQELSRKFIALSATIPGLKKAHVLEEAIKYVKELEERVKVLEEDGEISITRSHVCGCGHETLPEVEARVFGKQVLIKIHCVTQCGVLIQIFSQLQLLHLSISSSNVLPFGNTLDITIIAHVRKSTILYSLLFITHIHNYSIVLQMVTNAAIK
- the LOC112770993 gene encoding BRAP2 RING ZnF UBP domain-containing protein 2; the protein is MSTSWRSSTAVSSPPIPIPIPIPIPNEEPSSFSTSVFNFSSGNPRIEETRGLMHLFPDQDSPSTLPFGRKPLVCVVGVPNHMTYADFCQFCGSFLHHILEMRIVRMDGTEDQYSVLIRFDDQDSTDSFFKHYNGRRFSSLEVEICRVLFTLDVQYTGSIEHAQPSNATSTEQPTCPVCLERLDQDTSGILTTICNHSFHCSCISKWADSSCPVCRYCQQQAEKSICSVCRTTENLWICVICGFVGCGRYKAGHAIMHWKETQHCYALDVETKRVWDFAGDNYVHRLIQSKTDGKLVELNTHCVHAENGCGSCSCEDNSMSEALLNSKVEAIVNEYNELLATQLENQKSYFESLLQEVKEETETKISKAVQKAVSLKQQKIQAKIDRCNKEKKFLEELNENLVKNEDAWKAKLLEIEERERKFLKLSEERVTSLEEQLRYLMTCLDDAKPEQQQLPEQNEIKDGPVSASSKESSSTNNSQVGKNP